The segment CTTCGATCTTGGTGGCGCCGCTAGCGCTGGATTCAAGAGCGAGCTTGCCATTTGCGAAGGAGACGCTGAATTGGTCGTTGCTCTTGAAGAACGGAATGGCGATGACGGAAGAAGAGGAACTTTCGGGAGTCACGTCGTGACAGGCCTTGTAGGTCGTGGGATTGGTGGAAAGGTAGCCCTTCACCAGGTTGCCCGATGTAGTGTACTGCAGCGAGGTCTTGCTGGAGCCGTTCTGGAAGGCGGCCGTTCCTTCGGAAATGTAGGAGGCGGACCAGTTCGCCCAGGAGAGCTTGTGCTTGTTCATGTAGTCCTGCCAGCTCTGGTTGCGGCTCTGGTCGGGATTCCCGTTACCATCTGAGTTGGCGGTGCCCCATTCCGAGACGAATACGGAGAGGCCCGCGTTCATTGCCTTTTCGCCCTTGGTTCCTTCGCAATCACCTCCCCATGTCGGGTCGCTCCAATCGTAACTGCCGCTCCAACAGTGGCTGTTGGCGTAGTAGTGCAGGGTGTAGGCCGTGTTCTTCTTGGGGTCGTTGACTTCGTTGCCGATAGGTGCATGCGGGTTCTGGTCCCATCTAGGTGTTCCGACGAGAATCAAGTTGTCGGAGTGTTCGCGGATGGCCGAAACCACTTGGTCTGCATAGGTCTTGATGGTGTTCCAGGAAACGTCCGTGGGTTCGTTGAAGAGTTCGAAAATCACGTTGTCGTACTTGCCGTATTCCTGTGCCATCTTCGAAAAGAAATCCTTTGCGGAATTGGTCTGTTCGTTGGCGTTGTGCGAATGCCAGTCGATAATCACGTAGATGTCGTTCTTGATGGCCGCTTCCACGACGGTCTTCATCAAGTTCATTTGCGTGGTCGGGTCGCTGCCGTAGCCCTTGTAGCCGTTGCTCCAGTCTTCGTTGCCGGTTGCCATGGCTGCGCGCACAATCTGGATGTTCATGTCGCGAACCATGGTGGAAACGCCTTCTTCGCTCCAGTATTCGACGGCCTGGGGCATAAGGCTCCAGTAGAGGCTCATGCCGCGCACCTGCACTTCGGCGCCGTCCTTCACGCCTTCGCAGCTACCGTAGATTTGGCCCTTGCCCTGCGAGTTCTTGCCGGTCATCAGCTGGCCGTACTGGCTCACGGGCCCCACGCGGGTGGGGGTGATGGTTTGGGCAAAAGTCGTTGCCGTGAGGGCAGAAACTAGCGCCAGGGATGTGAAAAGCAGATGCTTCATGGTACAAACCTCCATACATTCGCTCTTAATATATTCGCTTGCGAAAAAAGAAGGTGTTTTTTTTCAGGATTAGGTGTTTACAGGGGGAAACGAGTGATTTTTCGCATATTTGGAAAGGTTGTTTTGGGTGGAAAATTCCCAAAAAATGTGATTTTTTGTGATTTGTGTACGGAAAATCGGCAAAGAGGTAAAATGAATTTAGGCTTACTTCGGCCGTGAGGAAATAAACGTATATTTATGTTATAGAAAGTTCCTGGGGATCCAAAAAGGAGAAAAAATGTTCTACAGACACTGGAAAAAGATTGCACTTGCGCTGACCGGATTATTGTGGGCCAGCTGTGGGGACGATGGATCGAAAGACGATACAGCTGTGTTTGCTCCCGAGTATGGCGTTCAGGTAATGCCATCCGACTCTATAGGGGGTGCAGTTTGCCTTTATGGGGTAGAGGCTCCAGTCATTATCGAACAGGGAGTCCTTTGCTACAACGATACCGCAACGAACGATTCGGGCAAAGTGTTCAAGATTATCGACTGCACCGATGGCAACAAGTACCTTCGAGATCCGTCTGATGCCGGTTACGAGGGTGTTGAGCTTCCCGAAGGAGTCCAGATATTCGCCCCGGAGGCCGGCAGCGGAAAAGCCATAAACTGCACAAGCGACCAAGATATCTGCATCGAACGGAATCCGGAAAAACCGATTGAACAGGATTCTCTTGCTGGCTGCCACCCCATCATCGAGTGCCCGGAAAAGACAGAACAGTAACTAACCATTAGTTACTAGATTAAATTTAGGAGAAAATATGTTCTACAATCATTGGAAAAAAATTGCGCTTTCGCTGACCGCCCTGTTCTGGGCTGGTTGCGAAGACTCGGCCTCATCGGCCGTATGCCTTTATGGTCCCGACCCCAATTATAGCAGCGCCACCGAAAACCCGGTTTCCAGTTCCAGCGAGGCTTCACAGCCCGAAAGTTCCAGCAGTTTCGACCTAGAAAGAATGGCGCTCGATTACGGCATAGATATAGACTTCACATGCTCCCCCATGGATTCTAGTGTTGCGTATTTCGCTCAGGATTACAGCGCAGATACCAAGAAGATGTGGAAAGAGGAAGAGGCCAAGCACGATGCCGTAGACAAGATAGACTCCATCACGCCGACCTTGGCAGAAACGCCCTTGTGCCTCGAACATTTGCGCATGGAACTAGACAGGTTCGTGGCCCTTTACGGCGCCCCGACCATCATCAATAACGCGGTAGACTCTTGCAGCGACGGCACCATCAGGCCCAGCGAGGAATATGCCAAGTTCCTCAAGATGCAGGAAGAGTGGGAAGCGAACAAGCCTGCCCTGGAAGAAGAACTCCAGAAGGTCTACGAAGACAAGATGAAGGAAATCGAAGAACGGATTAACAAGTGTCTTTCCGGCGAGGCTGATAAGTAATCATGTTCAAGAAACACTGGAAAAAAATCCTTTTAAGCCTGTGCGCTCTGTTCTGGGGCGGTTGTAGTGACGATTCGTCCAGCGACAGCCCTTCAGCCGGGAAAAAACTGGTCGCATGCGAACTCGACCAGATATGTCCCGAATATGGCATTTTCTACAATTGCGAGAACGACGAAGACAGGATTTCCGGGAACTTCGAAAACTGCACAGTGTCGTACCCGGCATGCACAGACACGTACTATTGTGAAGACGACGTCACCTGTTTCCAATCGACCGACGACGAAACGAAAACTTTCGACTGTCGCGATGAAAAGGACAACAAGACTCTCTACACTGAAGACGAATTCAAGTCGAAATACTACGTGGATGGACAACGCATCCATTAATCCCTAATCACACCTCACATTTCACACTACACATTTTATGCAACTCTCTCTCAAGAAGAAACTCGCTCTCGAAGCCTACCGCCTTTACCGCCACAACGAAATCAAGGCGCACCCTCTTACGTACTTTTTCTGGGAATGCACGCTCCGCTGCAACCTGCACTGTCTGCACTGCGGTAGTGACTGCGTGAAGGACGCCATCCCGGACATGCCGCGTGAAGACTTCATGAACGTGCTGGACAAGTTGGCCCCGCACATCGACCCGAAACATTTTATCGTGGTGATTACCGGCGGTGAGCCGCTGATGCGCGCTGACCTCGAGGAATGCGGCCAGGAAATCAAGAAGCGCGGCTACCCGTGGGGCATGGTCACGAACGGGCTTGCGATGACTCCCGAACGTTACACCAAGTTGCTGAAGGCGGGGCTTCGCTCGCTTACCATCAGCCTTGACGGACTCGAGGCGAATCATAACCATTTCCGCGGTGACCCGCATAGCTTCGAGCGCGCACTGCGTGCCATTGACATGGCTGCCCACACGCAGGGCCTCACCTTCGACGTGATGACGTGCGTGAACCGCGAGAATCTGAAGGAACTCCCGAAGATTCTCGACATGCTTTTAAAAATCGGTGTGAAGCGCTGGCGCATTGCGACCGTGTTCCCGAAGGGCCGCGCGAAGGACAATCCGCTGTTCCAGCTCACGAACCAGGAATTTCGCCAGGTGTTCGACTTTATCCACGAAGTCAAGAAGCAGAACCTCATCAACGTGAATTACGGCTGCGAAGGGTTCCTCGGGAGCTACGAGAAGGACGCCCGCAACTACCCGTTCTTCTGTCGTGCCGGCGTGAACGTGTCTTCCGTGCTCTGCGATGGCAGCATTTCTGCCTGCCCGAGCTTGCGCGGCGACTATATCCAGGGCAACATCTACAAGGACGACTTGTGGGATGTATGGCAGAACCGCTACCAGGTGATGCGCGACCGCAGCTGGGCCAAGATTGGCGATTGCAAAAAATGTAAATACTGGCGCTACTGCGAAGGCTCTAGTCTGCACCTTAGGGACGAGAAAACAAAGGAACTCGCATACTGCCACGTACAGCGTCTGGAGGATGCCGGCGCATAAACGCGCAGTTCGTTCCACAGCCCCGAAAGGCCAAAAGGCGTATTTTTCTATCTTTGTATTCGTATGAGTACAAAGATTTTTTATACCCTGACTGACGAGTCGCCGTTCTTGGCGACGCAATCCCTCCTCCCGATTGTAACCGCCTTCGCGAAGACTGCGGATATCGACGTGGAGACCAAGAACATTTCGCTGCCGGCGCGTATCCTCGCGGCTTTCGCCGATACGCTCCCGGCGGGCACGACTTTTGCCGGCAAGCCCGTGAGCGATGACCTCGCTTTCCTCGGTGCGCTTACGCTCAAGCCCGAGGCGAACATCATCAAGCTCCCGAACATTTCGGCATCCGTGCCGCAGCTCAAGGCGGCCATCGCCGAGCTTCAGCAGAACGGCTACGCATTGCCCGATTACCCGGATGCCCCCGCGACCGACGAGGAGAAGGCTATCCGTGCCCGCTACGACAAGGTGAAGGGTTCTGCGGTGAACCCGGTGCTCCGTCAGGGCAACTCCGACCGTCGCGCCCCGAATGCGGTGAAGAACTTCGCCCGCAACAACCCGCACAGCAACGGCACGTGGAATGCTTCCGTGAAGACCCGCGTGGCGAGCATGGATGCGGATGATTTTTACGGGAACGAGAAGTCCATTACGCTTGCCGATGCCGACACGTTCAAGATTGAATTTGTGGATGCTGCTGGCACCGTTACCGAACTGCGCGCCGCCAAGCCGCTCCTGAAGGGCGAAATCCTCGACGCGACGGTGCTCCGCATGGCATCGCTCGAAAAGTTTATCGCGAAGACGATGGCCGAGGCCAAGGCGCAGGGCCTGCTGTTCTCTGTGCACCTGAAGGCGACCATGATGAAGGTTTCTGACCCGGTGCTGTTCGGTGCCTTTGTGCGCGTGTTCTTCAAGGATGTGTTCACGAAGTATGCCGACCTGTTCAAGGAACTCGGGATCGATGCGAACAACGGCCTGGGCGATTTGTACAAGCGCCTCGAAGGCAATGCGAAGGAAGCTGAAGTTTGCGCAGCCATCGATGCTGCCCTCGCGAATGGCCCGGACCTCGCCATGGTCGATTCCGCGAAGGGAATTACCAACCTGCATGTTCCGAGCGACGTGATTATCGATGCATCGATGCCCGCGATGATCCGCAATTCCGGCTGCATGTGGAACAAGGAAGGCAAGCT is part of the Fibrobacter sp. UWR2 genome and harbors:
- a CDS encoding cellulase family glycosylhydrolase; translation: MKHLLFTSLALVSALTATTFAQTITPTRVGPVSQYGQLMTGKNSQGKGQIYGSCEGVKDGAEVQVRGMSLYWSLMPQAVEYWSEEGVSTMVRDMNIQIVRAAMATGNEDWSNGYKGYGSDPTTQMNLMKTVVEAAIKNDIYVIIDWHSHNANEQTNSAKDFFSKMAQEYGKYDNVIFELFNEPTDVSWNTIKTYADQVVSAIREHSDNLILVGTPRWDQNPHAPIGNEVNDPKKNTAYTLHYYANSHCWSGSYDWSDPTWGGDCEGTKGEKAMNAGLSVFVSEWGTANSDGNGNPDQSRNQSWQDYMNKHKLSWANWSASYISEGTAAFQNGSSKTSLQYTTSGNLVKGYLSTNPTTYKACHDVTPESSSSSVIAIPFFKSNDQFSVSFANGKLALESSASGATKIEVFDLLGNTRLQKEESLSSGSHLVDIGALPAGSYLARVRQGANIRQVRFDIR
- a CDS encoding TIGR04133 family radical SAM/SPASM protein; the protein is MQLSLKKKLALEAYRLYRHNEIKAHPLTYFFWECTLRCNLHCLHCGSDCVKDAIPDMPREDFMNVLDKLAPHIDPKHFIVVITGGEPLMRADLEECGQEIKKRGYPWGMVTNGLAMTPERYTKLLKAGLRSLTISLDGLEANHNHFRGDPHSFERALRAIDMAAHTQGLTFDVMTCVNRENLKELPKILDMLLKIGVKRWRIATVFPKGRAKDNPLFQLTNQEFRQVFDFIHEVKKQNLINVNYGCEGFLGSYEKDARNYPFFCRAGVNVSSVLCDGSISACPSLRGDYIQGNIYKDDLWDVWQNRYQVMRDRSWAKIGDCKKCKYWRYCEGSSLHLRDEKTKELAYCHVQRLEDAGA
- a CDS encoding NADP-dependent isocitrate dehydrogenase; translated protein: MSTKIFYTLTDESPFLATQSLLPIVTAFAKTADIDVETKNISLPARILAAFADTLPAGTTFAGKPVSDDLAFLGALTLKPEANIIKLPNISASVPQLKAAIAELQQNGYALPDYPDAPATDEEKAIRARYDKVKGSAVNPVLRQGNSDRRAPNAVKNFARNNPHSNGTWNASVKTRVASMDADDFYGNEKSITLADADTFKIEFVDAAGTVTELRAAKPLLKGEILDATVLRMASLEKFIAKTMAEAKAQGLLFSVHLKATMMKVSDPVLFGAFVRVFFKDVFTKYADLFKELGIDANNGLGDLYKRLEGNAKEAEVCAAIDAALANGPDLAMVDSAKGITNLHVPSDVIIDASMPAMIRNSGCMWNKEGKLQEVVACIPDRCYAGIYDETVKFCKENGAFDPKTMGTVPNVGLMAQGAEEYGSHDKTFVAKGKGVIRAVNSKGEVLLQQDVDAGDIFRMCQAKDAPIRDWVKLAVTRARASSTPAIFWLDPERAHDREIQKKVEAYLPEHDLNGLDIKIMSPRKAIVETMKRAKAGLDTIGVTGNVMRDYLTDLFPILEVGTSAKMLSIVPLMAGGGLFETGAGGSAPKQVQQFLAENYLRWDSLGEYFALVPSFEQVATQTGNKKAQVLADTLDAANGKILEFNRTPARKIGELDNRGSHFYLAMYWARALADQKADAELAAKFAPVAAALEAKEGEIVAAFAAEQGKPADIGGYYIPKADLLKKWMRPVDAFNAVIDGI